Proteins encoded by one window of Pyrinomonadaceae bacterium:
- the rpmE gene encoding 50S ribosomal protein L31, translating into MKAGIHPEYNEIEVTCACGEVFKTRSTKKGDLHIEICSACHPFFTGKQKLIDTAGRVDRFNRRYAAKAPAAPASK; encoded by the coding sequence ATGAAAGCTGGAATTCATCCCGAATATAACGAAATTGAAGTGACTTGCGCGTGTGGTGAAGTCTTTAAGACGCGCTCGACGAAAAAAGGCGATCTGCACATCGAAATCTGTTCGGCCTGCCATCCGTTCTTTACGGGTAAGCAGAAGCTGATCGACACCGCTGGACGCGTGGATCGATTTAACCGTCGCTATGCTGCCAAGGCGCCCGCGGCGCCCGCGAGTAAGTAA
- the prfA gene encoding peptide chain release factor 1: protein MLDKLAQIETRYQELTDELSSPELLSNPSAYGKAAKQHRSLSEIVEKYRALKSLQEELAGARDLTENAADEEMRELARLEIESLQASIEQAEADLKFLLIPQDPNDEKNVILEIRAGTGGDEASLFASDMLRMYARYAERQRWKMEILDASETGVGGVKEAVALIEGDKVYSKLKHESGVHRVQRVPQTEASGRIHTSAITVAVLPEAEEVDVKIEAKDLRIDTFCSSGPGGQSVNTTYSAVRITHLPTNVVVSMQDEKSQIKNREKAMRVLRARLQEIEEQKQHDAIASDRRSMVGSGDRSEKIRTYNFKDNRVTDHRIGLTIHQLNLVMEGALDQIIEGLTTHYQAEKLKEETVAV, encoded by the coding sequence ATGCTCGATAAACTTGCTCAAATTGAAACGCGTTACCAGGAGTTGACGGACGAACTCTCTTCGCCGGAGCTCTTGTCGAACCCGTCGGCCTACGGTAAAGCCGCGAAGCAGCATCGCAGCCTCAGCGAGATTGTCGAGAAGTATCGCGCCCTGAAATCGCTTCAAGAAGAACTCGCGGGCGCCCGTGACTTGACGGAAAACGCAGCCGACGAAGAGATGCGCGAGTTGGCCCGCCTCGAGATCGAATCCCTGCAGGCAAGTATTGAGCAGGCTGAAGCGGATTTGAAATTTCTGCTCATTCCACAGGATCCCAACGACGAAAAGAACGTAATTCTTGAAATCCGCGCCGGGACCGGCGGCGATGAAGCTTCGTTGTTTGCTTCCGACATGTTGCGCATGTACGCGCGCTATGCTGAGCGGCAGCGTTGGAAGATGGAAATTCTGGACGCGTCCGAAACCGGTGTCGGCGGCGTCAAAGAAGCGGTTGCCTTGATTGAAGGCGACAAGGTTTATTCAAAGCTGAAGCACGAATCCGGAGTGCATCGCGTGCAGCGCGTGCCGCAAACCGAAGCCAGCGGTCGCATTCATACTTCAGCGATCACGGTCGCGGTTTTGCCGGAAGCCGAAGAAGTTGACGTGAAGATCGAGGCCAAGGATTTGCGCATCGACACGTTCTGTTCGTCAGGTCCGGGCGGCCAGTCCGTGAACACGACGTACTCGGCGGTGCGCATCACGCACTTGCCCACGAACGTTGTCGTCTCAATGCAGGACGAGAAGTCGCAGATTAAGAACCGCGAAAAGGCGATGCGTGTGCTGCGCGCGCGTCTGCAGGAGATCGAAGAACAGAAGCAGCATGACGCGATTGCCAGCGACCGGCGCTCGATGGTCGGCTCGGGCGATCGCTCAGAAAAGATTCGTACCTACAACTTCAAAGATAACCGCGTTACCGATCATCGTATCGGCCTCACTATTCATCAGCTCAATCTCGTCATGGAAGGCGCTCTCGATCAAATCATCGAGGGATTGACCACCCACTATCAGGCTGAGAAGTTGAAAGAAGAAACGGTCGCCGTCTAA
- a CDS encoding DUF1385 domain-containing protein, translated as MSTNERDLIVGGQAVIEGVMMRTPGAYAIAVRKADGTIVNTAATLPKWSDKYPILKLPILRGGAVLMQSMGLGIKALNYSAAEAFEEVEEAEAEEVKIALTPAVIEGEGDFAGITGGLPGVIPIPKKKSSAKEVKKSGAAAAAGSIIFAMLFNILLFVAAPLLLTNALFIAAGWAPGPAAVSSTSTPQPTAVPNTGAPQTAPPALEGQPWYSRAWGSVSGYLHPVRPSVSFNLIDGAIRMTFFLIMITSFSLLKDIRRVFEYHGAEHKTVFTWEKGLDLTVPNARIQPRQHPRCGTSFLMVVMLVSILLFSVIKFDSLLFNFLVRLALIPVVAGISYEIIRLSAKKETGFFFKMITRPGLWLQNVTTKEPDDNQLEVAITALKESLKMEPKPNEPQLAPLS; from the coding sequence ATGAGCACTAACGAACGAGATCTAATTGTCGGCGGCCAGGCCGTGATTGAAGGCGTGATGATGCGGACGCCAGGCGCGTACGCGATTGCTGTGCGCAAAGCCGACGGCACCATCGTCAACACCGCGGCGACCCTCCCGAAATGGAGTGACAAGTACCCGATTCTCAAGCTGCCGATTCTGCGCGGCGGCGCGGTTCTGATGCAGTCAATGGGCCTTGGCATTAAGGCGCTGAACTATTCAGCCGCGGAAGCTTTCGAGGAAGTAGAAGAAGCCGAAGCTGAAGAAGTGAAAATCGCTTTGACGCCGGCAGTGATTGAAGGGGAAGGCGACTTTGCCGGGATCACGGGCGGGCTGCCCGGTGTCATTCCGATTCCGAAGAAGAAGAGCAGCGCGAAAGAAGTTAAGAAAAGCGGCGCGGCTGCGGCGGCCGGCTCGATCATCTTCGCGATGCTTTTTAACATCCTGCTGTTCGTTGCCGCACCTTTGCTGCTGACGAACGCGTTGTTTATCGCGGCCGGTTGGGCGCCCGGACCGGCGGCGGTCTCGTCCACCAGCACGCCACAGCCAACAGCCGTCCCGAATACTGGCGCACCGCAAACAGCGCCGCCGGCGCTCGAGGGGCAACCCTGGTACAGCCGCGCGTGGGGTTCGGTGAGTGGGTATCTGCATCCGGTGCGGCCTTCGGTCAGCTTCAATCTGATCGACGGTGCGATTCGCATGACGTTCTTCCTGATCATGATCACCAGCTTTTCACTGCTGAAGGACATCCGGCGCGTCTTTGAATATCACGGCGCCGAACACAAGACGGTGTTCACCTGGGAGAAGGGACTTGATCTGACCGTCCCGAATGCGCGGATTCAACCACGCCAGCACCCGCGTTGCGGCACGAGCTTTCTGATGGTCGTAATGCTGGTTTCGATCCTTTTGTTCTCAGTCATCAAGTTTGATTCGCTGCTATTCAATTTTCTGGTACGTCTGGCGCTGATTCCGGTCGTCGCCGGCATTTCGTACGAAATCATTCGCCTTTCGGCGAAGAAGGAGACTGGATTCTTCTTCAAGATGATCACGCGTCCCGGCCTTTGGCTGCAGAACGTGACTACCAAGGAACCCGACGACAACCAATTGGAAGTCGCCATCACGGCGCTGAAGGAAAGTTTGAAAATGGAGCCAAAGCCGAACGAACCGCAATTGGCGCCGTTGTCGTAA
- a CDS encoding M36 family metallopeptidase: MNRQRIVLSLALGIVAVCLLASALFTSTAQKMGRGLEGLPPELDVRVRDGVLSGRLPDGKTQAEGLTANLSLRPNAAQNKSVQALQSEARSPVSVEYNRLTGTPRHIFATSGYLSAPSQDVPEKIARDFIERWQGIFRFSDSDLQSLRLKSRTTLPDLGSTILLFEQTVEGVPVYKGEVMVNVNRDGNIINVGGDSYPQLRVTNGVSLSPAGAISRAAASLGIDGFTPRQTGTKKIPRSFGNVSPEFIDAPRFDKGGVFGDDIIVTHVLFPMGNEARHAYQFVLTTPQYRGIMWNNIVDAQTGEVLRRTSLTSFLGPAGGGPINSRRATFRPDIQDLVESHNNAGTASGNVFDGMPVALSGRRTCSGNIPPSACNGNPVVGGTLGPGYGRSPAPGTPPTYQTDNNEFNRNNGRGFKKGLVSGRTENPFADTGGALFPSLFNTPFGQLLRGFPDASNPTPNSIFGWFYLPTGTGGTEITDGDNNRAATRAYKYDMPAEAVARNLAANSPVPDKSQPFSADLTPLPTTLTLRDGRALASVFQSRYTEGNNVLVADDRADDNETTSGIKGYSANRQFTAGHYTFTNGYEYGGVDARDFIPDPILGTDTGVPCQAAGPCNVAYPASSNADVYPGAVTLFFYTNLLHDYMYSIGFTEATWNFQQDNFGLGGAGQDALSANLQDGSGTDNANMGTPADGSAPRMQMYLFTESTFRRSDGDFDFDVVAHEFYHGVSNRSAGKGPTDCLGTPLVGESGGQGEGWSDFIANSMMDDDTTGEYVTGEFDIGIRRLPHTNYRWSYAAINGGALNRRDQGTPDPAPVPATPFQVHNVGEVFAATLWDMRELLIMKDPNGVFFDGNRRLNGIAGALFYIGPRQVQSIDLNHPINYRASFNTTTTGTTVSGVPSPAPGIGPPEQLTTQVPTINPVEHFVRPGLLTTEIQSRGDRVGPLATAVSRGARLADTLVLRGLQLGPCNPTMVDTRNAILLADKEMNGGENRSLIWRAFASHGIGVNAQSTNAGGSTNPVVEDFAVPATVTTCESLGPLATPTFALANSGPNKVTVTINGGVPIAGASLYLITRSFKAAGPFTKVGEIPGTQTTFDDTNLSGGQTYFYQVRASRDASADCVSLASTQSVVVTNGVVITPAPTFFGIDQVDDPQTGNSLTLKWNSPITPNPSGDVFTACSDCVFDIYRSERADPSDGTVEPTFTPSESNRIAQGVTGLQYTDTNLQLGQVYYYIVQARNAAGVKDTNNTGNALVRYNMPSITSFKPIEPFSREDYESSSANARFQPPLQDSGNNPQEGQPLWQRVTGIVQPGGSTSSMMYAPDFDPGSDGANSDISTVIGPLMLSETSVLDFDHFFSSEARFDGGLLEVAKGSANFNSTPFPDNTTTFDLGNFIVEGQYNSKLDGNQLGVPLSPLLGRRAYTGIKGYHHVRVALAEFAPGGDHNQEGVPIYLRFRMSSDVGTNNGADSGWYVDNLIIHDMGTDGTPTPTPTPTPTPSPSPSPSPTPSASPTPSASPTPFTIFQFSSATYPVQEACTAINVTVIRSGVVSTTSTVDVGSADGTAKQKGDYTFVIARLVFAPNESQKSFPVLICDDGYTEGTESATLILQNPTNGTLGATSTASLLIVDNSPETSSNPIDVSSTYVCQHYHDFLYREGDASGLAFWTNNIESCGSNEQCRQVKRINVSQAFFLSIEFRETGYLVIRAHKAAFGSSKSTPRYPTFLRDQRQIGEGVIVGEGDWQTKLATNRQSYLADFVSRAEFTSIPSFAPGAPAATYVDALFANSGATPTSAERDAALAAYGSGDTAGRAAALNSVIDSGAVFNAQYNSAFVLMQYYGYLRRNPDDPPNNNFSGYDFWLAKLDSFSQPGEDMRDDQQAQRRVQRAEMVRAFIESFEYRQRFFGEPGGNQIGSETGTMARVKGWVNSLLRSAIVDIASG; the protein is encoded by the coding sequence ATGAACCGGCAAAGAATCGTTCTGTCGTTGGCCTTGGGCATTGTCGCGGTTTGCCTGCTGGCGTCCGCGCTCTTTACTTCAACAGCTCAGAAAATGGGCCGCGGCCTCGAGGGCCTGCCACCCGAACTTGATGTCCGCGTCAGAGATGGCGTTCTAAGTGGCCGTCTGCCGGACGGGAAAACGCAGGCCGAAGGCTTGACGGCGAATTTGTCGCTCCGGCCGAACGCGGCACAAAACAAATCTGTCCAGGCCCTACAGTCTGAAGCGCGCTCGCCGGTAAGCGTCGAATACAACCGTTTGACGGGAACGCCCCGCCACATATTTGCCACGAGCGGTTACTTGAGCGCGCCGAGCCAGGACGTTCCTGAGAAAATCGCTCGTGATTTCATCGAGCGCTGGCAGGGCATCTTTCGTTTCAGTGACAGCGATTTGCAGAGCCTGAGGTTGAAGAGCCGCACGACTTTGCCCGATTTGGGCTCGACGATCCTTCTATTCGAACAGACCGTCGAGGGCGTACCGGTTTACAAAGGCGAGGTGATGGTAAACGTCAACCGTGACGGAAACATTATCAATGTCGGAGGTGACAGTTATCCACAATTGCGAGTCACCAACGGCGTATCGCTTTCGCCGGCGGGAGCCATCTCCCGGGCGGCAGCTTCACTCGGCATCGATGGCTTTACGCCGCGACAGACGGGCACGAAAAAAATTCCGCGCAGCTTCGGCAACGTGAGTCCCGAGTTCATTGATGCTCCGCGTTTCGACAAAGGCGGCGTCTTTGGCGACGACATCATCGTCACGCATGTGCTTTTTCCAATGGGTAACGAAGCGCGGCATGCCTATCAATTTGTCCTGACCACGCCGCAGTACCGCGGCATCATGTGGAACAACATTGTGGACGCACAGACCGGGGAGGTGCTGAGGCGCACCAGTCTGACGTCGTTCCTCGGCCCGGCCGGCGGCGGTCCGATTAACAGCCGGCGCGCGACTTTTCGTCCGGACATTCAGGACCTGGTCGAATCTCACAACAACGCGGGAACCGCGAGTGGAAACGTTTTCGATGGTATGCCCGTGGCCTTGTCAGGCCGCCGGACATGCTCAGGCAACATTCCACCGTCAGCTTGTAACGGCAATCCAGTAGTGGGTGGCACTCTGGGTCCCGGCTATGGCCGCTCGCCCGCACCCGGCACTCCGCCGACCTATCAGACCGACAACAACGAATTCAACCGAAACAATGGACGCGGCTTTAAGAAAGGCCTGGTAAGCGGACGCACTGAGAATCCATTTGCGGACACGGGCGGAGCTCTGTTTCCTTCGCTCTTTAATACGCCGTTCGGACAACTCCTGCGGGGATTTCCCGATGCTTCGAATCCAACGCCCAACTCGATCTTCGGTTGGTTCTACCTGCCCACCGGTACCGGCGGGACTGAGATAACGGATGGTGACAACAATCGCGCCGCGACTCGGGCATACAAATACGACATGCCCGCTGAAGCAGTCGCCCGCAACCTGGCGGCAAACTCACCGGTGCCCGACAAGAGCCAGCCATTCTCAGCCGATTTGACGCCGCTGCCGACAACTCTGACGCTCCGCGATGGACGTGCCCTGGCGTCAGTCTTCCAATCCCGCTATACCGAAGGAAACAACGTCCTGGTAGCAGATGACCGGGCCGACGATAACGAGACCACCAGCGGCATCAAGGGTTACAGCGCCAATCGTCAATTCACCGCCGGCCATTACACGTTTACCAATGGCTACGAATACGGCGGCGTGGATGCTCGAGATTTTATTCCAGATCCCATTCTGGGAACCGACACCGGCGTGCCCTGTCAGGCTGCCGGGCCTTGCAACGTGGCATATCCGGCGAGCTCGAATGCGGACGTTTATCCCGGGGCCGTAACGCTCTTTTTCTACACGAATCTTTTACACGACTACATGTACAGCATCGGCTTTACCGAAGCGACCTGGAACTTTCAACAGGATAATTTTGGTCTTGGTGGCGCGGGCCAGGACGCTCTCAGCGCCAACCTGCAGGACGGCTCAGGAACAGACAACGCAAACATGGGCACACCCGCTGATGGCTCGGCGCCGCGCATGCAAATGTATCTCTTTACCGAGAGCACTTTTCGTCGATCCGACGGTGATTTTGATTTCGATGTGGTCGCTCACGAGTTCTACCACGGCGTCTCAAATCGATCGGCGGGCAAGGGGCCGACCGACTGTCTCGGCACGCCACTGGTCGGAGAGTCAGGCGGCCAGGGAGAAGGCTGGTCAGACTTTATTGCAAACTCGATGATGGATGACGATACGACCGGGGAGTACGTGACCGGTGAATTCGATATCGGCATTCGGCGTCTTCCCCACACAAACTATCGTTGGTCCTATGCCGCGATTAACGGTGGGGCGTTGAATCGAAGGGATCAGGGGACGCCCGATCCGGCCCCGGTGCCGGCGACGCCATTTCAGGTCCACAACGTAGGTGAGGTTTTCGCTGCCACGCTCTGGGATATGCGCGAGCTGTTGATTATGAAAGATCCGAACGGGGTCTTCTTTGACGGCAACCGGCGACTGAACGGGATTGCCGGCGCGCTTTTCTACATTGGCCCGCGACAAGTTCAATCCATTGACTTGAACCACCCGATTAATTACCGCGCTTCTTTCAACACGACCACGACCGGCACCACCGTCTCCGGGGTGCCCAGCCCGGCCCCGGGAATCGGGCCGCCCGAGCAGTTGACCACTCAGGTTCCGACGATTAATCCCGTCGAGCATTTCGTTCGGCCGGGTCTCTTGACCACGGAAATCCAGTCCCGCGGCGATCGCGTCGGTCCGCTGGCGACGGCCGTCAGCCGAGGCGCTCGGCTGGCTGACACGCTCGTGTTGCGAGGCTTGCAGCTCGGACCGTGCAATCCCACGATGGTTGACACACGAAACGCGATTCTGCTCGCAGACAAAGAAATGAATGGCGGCGAGAATCGCTCGCTCATCTGGCGCGCGTTTGCGAGTCATGGAATCGGTGTGAATGCCCAGTCGACCAACGCCGGCGGCAGCACCAATCCGGTAGTCGAAGATTTTGCGGTGCCCGCCACAGTGACAACGTGCGAGAGCCTGGGACCGCTCGCGACTCCGACCTTCGCCCTGGCGAATTCCGGACCAAACAAGGTCACGGTAACTATCAATGGCGGGGTACCCATCGCTGGCGCGTCCTTGTATTTGATTACGCGGTCGTTCAAAGCCGCCGGTCCGTTCACGAAAGTGGGTGAGATACCTGGGACGCAAACGACCTTTGACGACACTAATCTTTCCGGTGGTCAAACCTATTTTTATCAGGTTCGCGCGAGTCGCGACGCATCCGCCGACTGCGTTTCTCTGGCCAGCACCCAAAGCGTCGTCGTCACGAACGGTGTGGTCATCACACCCGCGCCAACCTTCTTTGGAATCGATCAAGTAGATGATCCACAGACGGGCAACAGTTTGACGCTCAAATGGAACAGTCCGATTACGCCGAATCCAAGCGGCGACGTATTCACGGCCTGCTCAGATTGCGTATTCGATATTTATCGCAGCGAGCGCGCCGACCCCAGCGATGGGACAGTCGAGCCTACCTTTACTCCTTCGGAGTCGAACCGCATCGCCCAGGGCGTGACGGGTCTCCAGTACACCGATACCAACCTCCAACTTGGACAGGTTTATTACTACATCGTGCAGGCGCGGAACGCCGCTGGAGTTAAAGACACGAATAACACCGGCAATGCTCTGGTTCGCTATAACATGCCGTCGATTACTTCCTTCAAGCCCATCGAGCCTTTCTCGAGAGAAGATTACGAATCGTCGTCGGCCAACGCGCGTTTCCAACCGCCGTTGCAGGATTCCGGCAACAACCCGCAAGAGGGCCAGCCGCTTTGGCAACGCGTAACCGGCATCGTCCAGCCGGGTGGCTCAACCAGCTCAATGATGTATGCGCCCGACTTTGATCCCGGCTCAGACGGAGCCAACAGCGACATCAGCACAGTGATTGGACCGCTGATGCTTTCAGAGACTTCCGTTCTGGATTTTGATCACTTCTTTTCATCCGAGGCCCGCTTTGACGGCGGTTTGCTGGAAGTTGCGAAGGGTAGCGCGAATTTCAATTCGACGCCGTTCCCCGACAACACAACGACCTTCGATCTGGGAAACTTCATAGTCGAGGGCCAGTACAATTCCAAGCTGGATGGCAATCAACTGGGTGTGCCGCTTAGTCCGCTGCTGGGACGCCGCGCGTACACTGGCATCAAGGGATATCATCACGTGCGAGTGGCGCTGGCCGAGTTTGCTCCAGGTGGCGACCACAATCAGGAAGGCGTGCCTATTTATCTGCGCTTCCGCATGTCTTCCGATGTGGGAACGAACAATGGAGCGGATTCAGGCTGGTACGTCGACAACCTGATTATTCATGACATGGGAACCGATGGCACGCCGACACCGACGCCCACGCCGACACCGACGCCTTCACCGTCTCCGTCGCCTTCGCCGACGCCTTCTGCGTCACCGACGCCCTCCGCGTCACCAACGCCGTTCACGATTTTCCAATTCAGCTCTGCGACTTACCCGGTTCAGGAAGCCTGCACAGCGATAAACGTGACGGTTATCCGCAGCGGTGTAGTCAGCACGACTTCAACGGTCGATGTCGGAAGCGCTGATGGCACGGCTAAACAGAAAGGCGACTACACGTTTGTGATTGCGCGTCTGGTCTTCGCGCCTAATGAGTCGCAAAAGAGTTTCCCGGTGCTGATCTGCGACGATGGTTACACGGAAGGGACTGAGTCGGCGACGTTGATTTTGCAGAATCCGACTAACGGCACGCTGGGCGCAACCAGCACCGCGAGTCTGCTAATCGTCGACAACTCGCCCGAGACATCGAGCAACCCGATCGACGTCTCGAGCACTTATGTCTGCCAGCATTACCACGATTTCCTGTACCGCGAGGGCGACGCGTCCGGGCTGGCCTTCTGGACGAATAACATCGAAAGCTGTGGTAGCAACGAGCAGTGCCGGCAGGTAAAACGGATCAACGTTTCCCAGGCTTTCTTCCTGTCAATCGAATTCAGGGAGACGGGTTACCTGGTAATCCGCGCGCACAAAGCGGCCTTTGGTAGCAGCAAGAGCACGCCTCGATACCCGACCTTCTTGCGCGATCAACGCCAGATCGGCGAAGGGGTTATCGTCGGAGAGGGTGATTGGCAAACCAAGCTCGCCACAAACAGGCAGAGTTATCTGGCCGATTTTGTGTCGCGTGCCGAGTTCACTTCGATACCGTCCTTTGCACCAGGGGCGCCGGCCGCCACGTACGTTGACGCGCTCTTCGCGAACAGCGGGGCGACGCCGACCTCGGCTGAGAGAG